The Elaeis guineensis isolate ETL-2024a chromosome 5, EG11, whole genome shotgun sequence DNA segment CTTGTATGTGATGCATTGAATGGGAGAAGGCATGTGAATTATTAAAATGGGAAGAAGGCATGAAACTATTTTACTCATTTTATAGTCTGTGCTGTTTAGCCTAACACTGTAACTAGATATGTATCTGGCTGAAGAAGTGTCCACTGTCCAATGTTTGCATTTAGGCTTGGAACCACTATTAGCATTATTTGCTTGAAATTCTAAAACAAGAAGGTGATGCAAGGCTAACAGTTTCCAAGAtagtattatataattttcaatttttcacAAGACCAGGATATCCCTCTTCTGTAATGGTTGTTTCCTTCTTTCTTGACATTTACGATGAAAATCAACAGAACATTGTGATATAGAAAGCAATATCAAGTATGTCTAACCCTGGATGATTATGCAGAGTTTGTGAAATTTGTGGTGTAGTTGCAAGAAATGTTACCGGAGTGGGAGACTCTGACTTCATGTTGGAGTGGAATGATATGCCTAGAACTTCCTACTTCCATAGATCAACAAAATGGAGGTATCATCATGTTTGCACTTGTGTTGCAGCAATATTATTTGGAGCCTTGACAATACATTGGATTTTGCAGCAAAGGCATCATTCACCATAGTTCTTTTTGCTATATGCAAATAATTCTCCAGGAAGTCGTGCAATTCTTCTACTCTTTTTCCAGTTTGCATCATAGCATGCTGGTGCCATGTATCTTAATTAAGCTTTTGACATTCTNNNNNNNNNNNNNNNNNNNNNNNNNNNNNNNNNNNNNNNNNNNNNNNNNNNNNNNNNNNNNNNNNNNNNNNNNNNNNNNNNNNNNNNNNNNNNNNNNNNNTAAATTTTGcttcttgtcaaaatagatgctcatcatatgttaacaggtgaaacacttttgttcaacaattgtttcatgccttatctttcatttctcctttcataatcacatgattttttaacattttcttctggctctggactatccaagttatacctcagtcatcatccggatcgaatccactttaaaaagtctttcaagactgtcccaggatgagctcctggccggctgtcccacgtaccaaagccgtgagaggctgtcccaggcataagctcctggcgggctgtcccaggcatgagctcctggccggctgatccacctgtaagccagtgggggctgtcccaggcataagctcctggcgggctgtcccaggcataagctcctgccggctgttccacatgacaaggctagtccataccacatatctctttctttttatttaatcattatgtgttgatttcatcaatcaattctgtcttgcattatgatcaattcaaatatgtcatatccatataatcatgccatcaatctctgatacatatatattgacataacatactcatgctcaaaatcaaataacagtatctcaggtataataaattcatcgatctcaaatccgacgatgcaaaaccaatgaatAAACCAAcaggtaaaataacatatataatgatgatcatgtacagggattcttacctttaccgtgactgatccaaacacaaaatcgatgttcttctttgatttatgaattttttaacaagatattccactcgatatcatatgcagacaatcatctcttcataactctgatcaatataaaaatcacatatatggagaaaattaccgataatcgatctgataacacaaatctaggatctctcttaggattaaccaaaattaggatttacctaagtatctgatcctccactgatccataagacttctagagagagaaaattcatgaagagagagaaagtagagagagaaagtggagagagaaactttcgtatcctttcgatgaggcactcatgatcgagatcatcagaggccctatcagggtgactcaatatgaatcaagtgttacaaatttcgaatagatcggactgagatcagatctaccgcatgaattcggagcaatctcaaatcatcttatttcatcttcaagtttattctaggttcatgatgcaatcagagaagaagaaaagatcctagaaagACAAAAtctgtaaagagagagaaaagtctagagagagagaatatagagagagaagtagagagagagagaggaaagagagagaaagaagagagaaaggagagagaggaaaattctctccttcttcttctttttattttattttatttatttttatttttatttttctctttctcttttcctttttttttctttctttttttttttcctttttcttttcttttcttttttcctttttcttttctttttcttttcttcttcttcttcctttcttcttttcttcccgcggcctcccttggctgaaacaggggaggactgTGAGGtctccccccctcggtggctcgggctccgacagcttggccggagatccggcaacaggtggaggcggcggtgagcaatggacggccggcggcaaggttcggtcggcaaaaatcaaaaagagatcgaaaaacagggatttcttgttcatggattttccgacgaagACGGTGACCGACGgtgaggctttgggccaggggagaaaggaaagagggagaggaagaaggggaggggcttaccttgctccggtGGTTGAGAAAAGCTCCGGCGAACCCCTTTTTCCCATCAAGAACCTGCGGATCCTCTTGGAAGAATCCCTCAATTTCTAAAaaaatctctccaaaaccaattgcagagacataagggagggaaggggttttatagaggtgatttcctacccctaatcggactctatcgatccgattttgccggagacgggaaggaagaagactccggctaggagtcttcctctgtttttttttatttattttttttttaaatctgggttgTTACATtctccctccttaaaataatttcgtcctcgaaattagattatgtcgtttgagatatctatttcaaagtatacattcttcatatcattctcaagcttacgataatatcatatatattatttatttctcatgatcttgttataacaaaaattatttgaaatctcaaactcatcccttcttattgatttctcaactttttgaagaactgtaacattttggacttgtattaatatactaccattatttgtctaatacatttcactcgaaattcataattatctcagactatccttgatagaaaataaataaaggtcaaacatcggacactcttcacaatcatcaatttctttctttctttttttttcacttgatctttccataaattttatatatagactctcgtcttaagaaaaatctcaatcttctatatcagttcgagtaacaatattaaatttaaaaaatatgagatctatgtcatgacattctaagtttgaactaatatcagaaccatcaagctattaataaacttgagatatctaaactttcttggcattatctataatgaagcaacctactaacaaaaattatccgactatgatcagattaaaaaatcattctttatttacaactaatgtattccataatatcttcagaatcaaagaattaatatttctaatcaatttaactcACATGCTTTTGctacgcactctgatcttaatttatcaaattatataattatatcaaagataaaaatatccttatatgttagatcaatccagaatagatccaaccttcaaatttcagataaaacttagggcaaaattttaagttcttcatctttactacctttgggcatagcatataaaaattaaatcttgatctacttcctatatttgaaattattgtataagtttcatcactcttcaagaatcaacatatctagaatcaattggagttaaccttagatttaccttacaatcatttagatatatatatatatatatatatattttttttaaatttaacaacaatatcaaaatacttttgatccacttagaaaagtaaacttttgacttgaaattcaatgcaacttgaaagatcaaggaatcatattcagaatatgatattttgagtaaccaaaaattttaccaagatgtgtatctcatattctcataataaaattcaagtatatttttattaaaattgagtttcatatatgatcttcttataggttcaatgttcaaaaaatatttctctctcatatgataaaatttttcttagaccataccctaattaactttcttttgataaatccaaaattcataacgcatcagacaattatcatcgaaattagaaaagtatcatgatcttcaatcataaaattatctagtatactcaacataacttatcaatacctcccacttcattccaaggtcaactcttttcatacttaggtcaaccttactaattgaaatctaagatataactcgtcaattctattataaatatcatatgccacttatgtataaatttcatcttaatatctattgatttgaattctaaatattgaatcttctcttttatatctatcatgtccctcacgatcataacctaagttcagatatcactaaaattacaattctaaataattataaccttaaactcaaataccacttaaatcatattttctagtgatcataacctaaactctaatatcattctatcatacctttaatgatcaaatcttaaactctgatattatcaatcatactctagtgattataatcccaaagtttgatatcacttatatgacaatccctagtgaccttaaacttgggttctagtactgttctgtcatatcctaatcacttgtatctttgtctccgaataaacgtaacctaagctctaagctcaaatgccactctgtcacatcctactgatcttacataaagttttaatatctcttcataatctctagtgatcttaaacctaagctctgatattattctatctcatcctaatcatttatatcgtaatctccaatgatcataacctaagctctattattactctgtaatattctaatcactcatatcataatccctaatgatcctaacctatgctctgataccattttgtcacgccccgaacccaacacccgggtcggatacgtgatggccgcacactccttagagcaagccctaaagaatatgcaaggccaaattaaatcattacaatcttatcaaccataatatttaattttaacaataattcataaaacttgcataattacaattaacattccttcaatcctctgatcaagtattaacggtactctatctatgcatccgctcacttacaaatcctataccatagccaaccatggacatcttgtaactctgagaagaaaagaaagataaggggtgtgagctttacagcccagtaagaatttcatatcacactgatatagtaatatagtctgaaaataaagaatagcaataaaatataaaatctcatgttcaatgtccagaataatgcaaacattcataaatttattgtcttgtcaaaatagatgcatcatcatatgttaacaggtgaaacacttttattcaacaattgtttcatgccttatctttcatttctcttttcataatcacatgacttttaacattttctttctggctctggactatccaagtctatacctcagtcatcatccggatcgaatccactttaaaaagtctttcaagactgtcccaggatgagctcctggccggctgtcccacgtaccaaagcccgtgagaggctgtcccaggcataagctcctggcgtgctgtcccaggcatgagctcctggccggctgatccacctgtaagccagtgggggttgtcccaagcataagctcctggcgggctgtcccaggcataagctcctggtcggctgttccacatgacaaggctagtccataccacatatctctttcttttcatttaatcattatgtgttgatttcatcaatcaattctgtcttgcattatgatcaattcagatatgtcatatccatataatcatgccatcaatctctgatacatatatattgacataacatactcatgctcaaaatcaaataacagtatctcaggtataataaattcatcgatctcaaatccgacgatgcaaaaccaatgagataaaccaacggtaaaataacatatataatgatgatcatgtacagggattcttacctttaccggtgactgatccaaacacaaaaatcgatgttcttctttgatttataaatttttttaacaagatattccactcgatatcatatgcagacaatcatctcttcataaccctgatcaatataaaatcacatatatggagaaaattaccgataatcgatctgataacacaaatctaggatctctcttaggattaaccaaaattaggatttacctaagtatttggatcctccactgatccataagacttctaaagagagaaaatccatgaagagagagaaaattctagagagagaaagtggagagagaaagtggagagagaaactttcgtatccttccgatgaggcactcatgatcgagatcatcagaggtcctatcagggtgactcaatatgaatcaagtgttacaaatttcgaataggatcggactgagatcagatctaccgcacgaatttcggagcaatctcaaatcatcttattttcatcttcaagtttattctagggttcatgatgcaatcagagaaaaagaaaagatcctaaagagacaaaatccgtaaagagagagaaaagtctagagagagaatctagagagagaaaatgtagagagagaaggtagagagaggagagaggaaagagagagaaagaagagagaaaggagagagaggaaaattctctccttcttcttcttctttattttattttattttatttttatttttatttttctctttctcttttcctttttttttttcttttctttttctttttcctttttcttttctttttcttttttcctttttcttttctttttcttttcttcttcttcttcctttcttcttttcttcccgcggccttccttggctgaaacaggggaggaccgtgaggtcccccccctcggtggctcgggctccggcggcttggccggagatccggcaacaggtggaggcggcggtgagcaatggacggccggcggcaaggttcggccggcaaaaatcaaaaagagatcggaaaacaggggatttcttgttcatggatttttcggcgaagacggtggccgacggtgaggctttgggccaggggagaaagaaaagagggagaggaagaaggggaggggcttaccttgctccggcggttgagaaAAGCTCCGACGAACCCCTTTTTCCCATCAAGAACCCACGGATCCTCTTGGAAGAATCCctcaatttctaaaaaaaatctctccaaaaccaaTTGCAGAGACATAAGGGAGGGAAGGGGGTTTTATAGAGGTGATTTTCTACCCCTAATCGGACTTTATCGATCCGATTTTGTCGGAgatgggaaggaagaagactccggctaggagtcttcctcctctgttttttttatttattatttttttttaaatctgggttgTTACAATTATTATATAACAAAGAAATATATTATCTTAAATTTTGTTTGGCAAAATTTAATAGGTAAAACTATCAAACTTTAGCATAAAaagattttaatgaaaaaaattattaacaaaaaaaagtactctaccaaaaaaatagagaaaaagtaGGATTTTTTTGTTGCCTATCTTTAACTGTGCTATGTATTTATTGATAGTGAGGAAGTTTTCTTCAACTGAAGCAGTTACACATATTATCAAACATTTACACTATAACAATATAAATCGAGGGTTCTATAAATTAAAGTTTCTACTTTTAAATTTTGGCTTAGCATCAGACATGCAGCGGCGATAGTGGCAGTCGCGGTGGGGGAGAAGGTGACGATAGCAACGGCGGGAGAAGAGGAGGCGACTATAGCTGCagtcaaaattttcaatttatggggTTCTGTTCTTGTGATATAGTGGGCTACTTTTGATCTGGACTCCATTGTGATCCAAATTTTTCTATCAAGGCTGGATGATAATGAATCTGATCCAACTTGAATGATCTATtgagtcaaaaattttgaatatGGATCCAATCTAATCTGTTATTAGGTTAACTCTAGATCTAATATTAAAACTCGATCAAGAAATTGGAGTGGGATAAAGTCATTTATGACCCAATCTGATCTAATCTATTTGCATGCTTATCTCTTGTACCTCTCAGCTGGTTCTCGCTTTTTTATCCCATCCCTCTGCAACTATTTTTATTCGAACTCCTGATTCCATGTTTATTCTTGCTCTAGTTAATCCTTGCCACTCTCCCATTGCGCTCACCCAGAAAAACTTTGAGAGGACTCAGGGAAATCGAAGGATGCTAAGAATACAGGCTTACATAACTGGAGCAATCTCTTCAACTTCTCTTAGTACGGAGCATCCGAGAGATCTTTCGAGGCCTTTAAAATCTTATCTGTCGAGTGGCAAATAACTAATACTAATACCATATTATATATCATGCTTTCTTCCTCCCCCTTCCACTTCCATTTCTGCTTCCCCTTCCCCTACCCCTCTCCTCCCTCGCCCGTGATTGCGAACCCATCCAGTGTCCCTCGTGTCCCCCCTTATGGCGGTGGTGGAGGTTGTAGGCCACCGCAGTCGTTGCTGGTGTCTTTCCTCCCCTCCCTTGGTGCACTCATCTCCTTTTTGAAGAAGCAGCTTTGTTGCGTCCTTTTGACAGATGCCGCAGCCCTCCCTCAAGAGCAGATAGGGAGCATGGAGAGGGGAACACGAAGAAGATGAGGGGGATGCGCTATCATCCGGACTACATCTAGGCCCCCAAAAGATCGTCCACCACATGCCTTCTTCCTCGTAGATCTTCACGATTAGGCGCTTGTCATGCAGCCTCAAGAGCCAATCTTTTTCTCCAGTACCACATCTTACGTCTGTGTCGTCCACGCACTCAAGAGCATCGGCCAGACTCCAGAGGCCGACGCCATCTTCCAGGAGATGAAGCGGGTGGGTCTCCAATCGAGCCTCAAGGATGATAACGATATGCTGCGGGCATTCTTAAGCAAGGGGCGTAGAATTTTCTCCACGtgactctctctcatttttttctaaCACCTAAGTGTTAAACGGAAGTacctctattttaatatatatatatatatatatatatatatatatatatatatatatatataaaagattaaaTTAGATATGAAACCACATGCATCCATTTCCTCATGCCATCCGGCAAAGTAACCTGAATCCACGTGTCAGCCAAATATTGTTAGTCGTCAGATGGGCCGGAGAGCATCACGGAATCAGACGGATAAGATAGCAAGAGAGGATATCCCGAGGACGACACGCATGCTTCCGGTCCCTCCAAGCTGGGCAGCCCACCAACCGCTATTCCTTTCGgcgttcgggttgtatctttcgcgcaACAGGATGACCAAGGTTCTTTGGCGACGTCAACCGTTGGATCACACCCCACACAGATCGCAAAGCACTCCGAACGATTTCACCTCTGCACGGCTCTCAAAGCCAGTATTGTGCtatccaacggtggattcgcgAGAAGGAAGATGAATCCTTCATTCGCGTCAAAGATACGACCACGGTCATTCTTTTCGCACTGACCGCTCCTCTCACCGCTCTCAATCCCGAATTCCAAATCCCGAATTCCAAATTCGCCGTTAACCATATCGTGTTCCACCTCAAAGTACGCCCTGATGCGTAGTTCCCATGGAAGATCCGATATTCCCGACGCCGAGCTCAAGGGTTTCGCCTCGTCTCCGCTTCTAGAAAATTTCCACTCTTGTTCCCTATAATTCTCGCATCAAACCCTGGAAGATATGGGGTTGATGGGTTACTCTCAGCAATATCTACCTTCCGGAATATGGGATTCTTAAATTTTACCATTTTCGATCGGGAATTCTTTGTTCAGAGGGTTTGTGTGTCAGGTTTTGGGAAAGATTCGATTTTTATTGGTGAAACTGTTGCTTGGATCACGGTGGCTTAGAAATTGAAGAATTTTCGTTTTTTTAAATATAGAGGTTTTGGAAGTGATCGGTGGTTTAATGTGGCTCACATTGTTAattgcatgagaagagagagtctTCAATGGATTCATCTGATGGGAAGAATGATGGCATTCATGGCAAGACCGGTTTGGAGAACAATGGAGATTTTGTGATCAATGTTGGGTGCtgtggaggagggagaagtgatGTCGGAAGCTCTGGTGGTGCCGAAAAGGAGGAGAAGATATGCAGGGTTTGTCAAATGAGTTCAGACTGCGTGTCGCAGTCTGGAGATCTGATTCAGCTTGGTTGTCGGTGTAGGAATGATCTCGGGACGGCTCACCGCAACTGTGCTGAGCTCTGGTTTGCTATGAAAGGGAACAGGTCAGTGTTTATTTTAGCCGTTGCTTCTGTTGTTAATAACGTAGTCTCTGTGCAAATGCATTTATTCTTTATAATGGtggtttgttttctttttttatttttttggtacaagGTGGTTTGCTCTCTTTACTGGTAGAAGTAGCAAAAGGTAGTCTCTTTTAGTAGGTACCTGACGAATCGGATAGCTAAATAAGATTTTTGTTTATAACTTTTTatatcgaagatcgattgtttaGCGTTTTTAGTGTGAAAAATCAGTAGCTCGTTTGCTGTTCATGCATggggcacttaaaggaggaaggCAACGAAAGATACATAAAGAGCTATGCTTGATAAAACACAAAAATCACTCAAATACGTCATTTAGCTGTCTTTCACCTTAAAATATGGAAAAATTCCCAGTTTAAACATGGTGTTGTTGTTAGATATTGGAAATATGTACTATTACAAGGTAAAATGCACTTGTATGTGATGCATTGAATGAGAGAAGGCATGTGAATTATTAAAATGGGAAGAAGGCATGAAACTATTTTACTCATTTTATTGTCTGTGCTGTTTAGCCTAACACTGTAACTAGATATGTATCTGGCTGAAGAAGTGTCCACTGTCCAATGTTTGCATTTAGGCTTGGAACCACTATTAGCATTATTTGCTTGAAATTCTAAAACAAGAAGGTGATGCAAGGCTAACAGTTTCCAAGAtagtattatataattttcaatttttcacAAGACCGGGATATCCCTCTTCTGTAATGGTTGTTTCCTTCTTTCTTGACATTTACGATGAAAATCAACAGAACATTGTGATATAGAAAGCAATATCAAGTATGTCTAACCCTGGATGATTATGCAGAGTTTGTGAAATTTGTGGTGTAGTTGCAAGAAATGTTACCGGAGTGGGAGACTCTGACTTCATGTTGGAGTGGAATGATATGCCTAGAACTTCCTACTTCCATAGATCAACAAAATGGAGGTATCATCATGTTTGCACTTGTGTTGCAGCAATATTATTTGTAGCCTTGACAATACATTGGATTTTGCAGCAAAGGCGTCATTCACCATAGTTCTTTTTGCTATATGAAAATAATTCTCAAGGAAGTCGTGCAATTCTTCTACTCTTTTTCCAGTTTGCGTCATAGCATGCTGGTGCCATGTATCTTAATTAAGCTTTTGACATTCTTTGGTTCATGAAGTTTGTTTCTTtggttgct contains these protein-coding regions:
- the LOC140857905 gene encoding uncharacterized protein codes for the protein MDSSDGKNDGIHGKTGLENNGDFVINVGCCGGGRSDVGSSGGAEKEEKICRVCQMSSDCVSQSGDLIQLGCRCRNDLGTAHRNCAELWFAMKGNRVCEICGVVARNVTGVGDSDFMLEWNDMPRTSYFHRSTKWRYHHVCTCVAAILFVALTIHWILQQRRHSP